Part of the Thermodesulfobacteriota bacterium genome, GCTACATAGCCTCTGGCTCGGTCGAGACGCTCACCGTCAAAGACGCCCGCGCCATAGAGGACACCCCGGGGGTCAAGCGGGTAAGCCCCACGGTAAGCAACATGGCGATGGTAAAGTACACCAACAAGAACGCGACCACCCTTATAAGGGGCACCACGCCCGAGTTCCTCGCGGTAAACAACTTCAAGGTCGCCACGGGCCGCTTCTTTAACCAGAGGGAGGTAAAGCTCGCCGGGAAAGTGGCCGTAATAGGTACGACGGTCAGGGATGAGATCTTCGGCCGGGGCGTGGCCGTGGGCAAGAACATAAGGGTCGAGGGCCAGAGCTTCCTGGTAATAGGCGTACTCGAGTCCAAGGGCCAGACCTCGTGGCGCGACCCGGACGACCAGGTCTTTATCCCCATCACCACCTCGCAGAAAAGGCTCTTCACCCAGGACTTCGTAAACGACGTCTACATACAGGTGGGAAGGGTCGAGGATATACCGGCGGTGAAGGGCTCGATCGAGAGGCTGCTCCGCTCGCGCCACCGGATAGGGCCGGACGTGGAGAGTGATTTTTCGATACGGGACTATACCGAGTTCATAAAGACGCTCGAGGAGACGGCCGGGACGTTTACCGCGCTCCTTGCCGGCATAGCCGCGATCTCGCTCCTTGTGGGTGGCATAGGGGTGATGAACATAATGCTCGTCTCGGTTACGGAGAGGACGCGCGAGATAGGGCTCCGCATGGCCGTGGGGGCGAGGAGGAAGGATATACTGA contains:
- a CDS encoding ABC transporter permease gives rise to the protein MLFLQLIKVAFRGIVANKMRTVLTMLGVIIGVGAIIAMISLGEGAKKQVADSITRMGTNLLRVRPGAARLGYIASGSVETLTVKDARAIEDTPGVKRVSPTVSNMAMVKYTNKNATTLIRGTTPEFLAVNNFKVATGRFFNQREVKLAGKVAVIGTTVRDEIFGRGVAVGKNIRVEGQSFLVIGVLESKGQTSWRDPDDQVFIPITTSQKRLFTQDFVNDVYIQVGRVEDIPAVKGSIERLLRSRHRIGPDVESDFSIRDYTEFIKTLEETAGTFTALLAGIAAISLLVGGIGVMNIMLVSVTERTREIGLRMAVGARRKDILRQFLIEAMTITATGGVAGVGLGAALSVGISRWGQWDTIITPESVVLAFVFSGVVGLVFGIYPAWKASKMDPIEALRYE